The DNA sequence GGGACCACCGGGACGCCGACCCGGGTGCGTACGCCGCCTGCTGTGATGCGCTCGCCGCCTTCGACCTGCGCGAGAGGCTGCCCGAGATCTCCTCCCCCACCCTGCTGATCGCCGGGCGCGAGGACCCCGCGACTCCGCCCGCGCATCTGCGGGAGATCGCGGACGCCGTGCCCGGTGCCACGCTCGTGGAACTCCCCGGGGCCTCGCATCTGGCACCCGCGCAGTGCCCCGAGGCAGTGCTGACAGCGCTGCGGGCGCACTTCGGGGGCGGTGCCAGGCGAGGCATGGAGGTACGGCGCGAGGTGCTCGGGGACGCGCACGTCGACCGTGCGCAGGCCCGGCAGACGCCGTTCACCGCCCGCTTCCAGGACTTCATCTCGCGCTACGCCTGGGGCGAGATCTGGACCGACCCGACGCTCAGCCGCCGCGAGCGCAGCATGATCACCCTCACGGCACTGGTCGCGCACGGCCACTACGACGAGCTGGCCATGCATGTCCGGGCGGCCAGGCGCAACGGGCTGACACCGGAGGAGATCGGGGCCGTACTGCTGCAGACGGCCGTGTACTGCGGTGTTCCGGCGGCGAACTCGGCGTTCGCGGCGGCCCAGCGGGTGCTGGCCGAGGAGGCGGAGCCGGACGCGGGTACAGCGCGGTGAGAGCAGGGTGACCCTGGCGGTCGTACCTCCAGCGGCAGCTCGCACATGCCCGCACGCCGTGCCTACGGTGGAGACATGTCCACGATTCTGATCACGGGCGCCACCTCGGGTCTCGGCCGCTACGTCGCCGCCGAGCTGGTCCGCTCCGGGCACCGTGTCCTCGCGCACGGACGGGACGCGGACCGTACGCACCGGCTTGTCGAGGAGCTGCGGGCCGACGGCGAGGCCGAGGGGTTCGTCGCGGATCTTGCCTCGCTGGGGCAGGTGCGGGAGCTGGCTGCCCATGTCGCCGGGGCCCATCCCGAGCTCGACGTGCTGATCAACAACGCGGCGGTGGGCGCCGGGCCACGCGGGTCCGAACGGGACATCGGCACGGACGGGCACGAACTGCGCCTCGCGGTCAACTACTTGGCGCCGGTCGCCCTGACCCGCGCCCTGCTGCCTGTGCTGCTCGCCAACGCGCCCGCGCGGATCGTGAACGTCGGCTCGGCCGGTCAGGAACCCGTCGACTTCGACGACCCCGAGCTGACCCGTGGCTACGACGGACTCTCGGCGTACTGCCGCAGCAAGTTCGCCCTCGCGGCGCACACGTTCACCCTCGCCGAGGAACTCGCCGGCACGGGTGTCTCGGTCAACGTGCTGCACCCGGCGACCCACATGGACACGGCGATGGTCCGCGACGGGGGCTTCACGCCCCGGCACACCGTCGCCGACGGCGCCCCGGGCGTCCTGGCCCTCGCCACCCGGGAGCTGGGCACGGGCGGCTACTTCGACGGGACGTCCCGGGCGCGGGCACATGAGCGGACGTACGACCCCGGCGTCCGCAAGCGGCTGGCGGCCGTCACCGATCAGCTGCTGAACCTCTGAGCCGTCACACCACTCCCGCGGCCAGCGCCGCCTCCGCCTGGAGCACCAGTCCGTCCGCGCCGCACGACCGCGCCAGCGTCAGCCCGCGCCGAAGCTCCGCCGACGAGCGTGCGGCGATGCCGTACTCGACCCGGGCGGCGGCGTGTTCGTACTGGCAGGGCGAGGCCTCCAGATAGGTGACGGCCTGTTCGGCCAGGCGTACCGCGCGCTGGCCGGTCTCCAGGGCGGCGGCGCACCGCACGGCCTCGCCGATGGCGGTGTCGGTGCCGAGGCGCTCGGCGTGCCGGCGGACGTCGGTGGCCAGCCGGGCGGCGCGCTCCGGGTCCTCGTTGGCGAGGGCACGGGCCAGGTCGACGGCCCAGGGCACCAGGACCGGGTTGTTGTGGCCGCGCACGGCGGCCGCCTTCTCCGCGGCCTCCAGTTCGTTGATGCCGTCCTTGGTGCGGCCGACGGCCAGGAGCAGCCGGCCGCGGACCGAGCGCGGGTCCGGCAGCACGATGGTGGTCGGGTACGGCGGGGCGAAGCCGTGCTCCTCGGCGAGCTCCCAGGCCTCCTGGACATGGCCGCGAGCGAGCAGCGTGTCGACGAGGTTGCAGGTCGCCGACCAGTGCAGGGGCAGTCGACGGCCGACGCGCTCGGCGAGCGCCAGCGACTTGCGCAGGGACGCCTCCGCCTCGCGGAGCCGGCCGCGCCTGCGGTGCCCGACGCCGACGTAGGCGTGGGCCAGGGCGAGGTGGCCGCCGCTCCAGCCGGCGGACTCGTACGCGCGCAGAGCCTCGTTGTAGAGGGACTCCGCGCGGTCGAGGCGGTCGGTGAAGGCGTAGGAGTTGGCCAGCATCATCAGCAGCTCGATGCCCCACTGCGGGTCGGTCCAGCCGAGTCCGGGGGCGAGGCGGCCGTTGACGAGGGCGCGGTCGCACAGTTCGGCGACCTCCTCGGCGTTCTCACCGCGGGCCATGGCGTCGAAGCCGCGCAGGATGAGCAGGGCACGCTCGGAGTTGTCGCGACCGGTGCAGGTGGCGGCGAGTTCGGCGAGTCGCGTCGAGCGCCCCGGGTAGGCCGCCTCGCCCGCGTGGATGCCCTCCCACATGAACTGCACCGCCTGCAGCCGCAGCCTGGCGGGGCCGGCCCGGTGCCGGGCGGCTTCCGCCTCGACGGTGCGGACGGCTTCCTCCAGCTGGTCGTTGTGGAGCAGGGCCTGGGAGAGCCGGTAGACGGCGTCGACGCGTTCGTCACCGTCTAGACCGGGCATGGCCAGGGCGGTCTGGAGGTGGTCGATGGTGGTGGCGGGCGCGGTGAGGAGGGTGGCGCCGCCCAGTTCGTGGAGCACGCGCGCGTGGACCTCGGGCAGGGGCGGTTCCAGCAGGGCCCGCTCCAGACAGCGGCGGGCCGCGTCGGGAGCGCCGACGGCGAGGTGTTCGCGGGCGGCCTCGCGCAACTGCTCGACGAGTTCCTCGTCGCTGTCCGGGTGGACCTCGAGGAGGTGCCGGGCGGCGACCGCGGCGCCGCGGCCGTTGTCGGTGACGACGCGGGCGGCGATGCCGTGCATCGCGGTGCGCAGGGCGTCGGGGATGGAGTTGTAGACGGCGGAGGCGATGAGGGGGTGGACGAACTCCAGCTCCCCGTCGCCCGGTCGGGCACCCGCCGGGTCGGGCTCGGTGAGGATGCGGGCGGTGCGCAGGAGGGCGGCGCAGCGCACGGCGTCGTCGAGGCTCATGGTGGCGAGCTCGGCCACCAGGTCGACGGAGATGCCGGTGCCGAGGATGGCGGCCGCCCAGGCGAAGCGGGTGGCTTCGATGCCGAGTGTCTCCAGGCGGGCGACGAGGCCGCCGCCGCGTGCCGCGCGGTTCAGGGCACGCAGCTCGGCGGCCGCGGCCTCGGTCGGCTCGAACTCGCTGTCCTGCACCTTGGCGAGGAGTTCGACGGTCTCGTACGGGTTGCCGCCGGTGACCGCCCAGACCTCGCGGCAGAACGGGGCGTCGGCGTGCGGGCCGAGGGTGGCGCGGGTGAGGCCGGCGGTCGCGTCCGGGGTGAGGGCACTCAGGGTGGCGACGGAGCTGCCCGCGGCGGCGACCGCGTCGAGGTGGCGGGCGCTGTCGCCGCTGACCTCGCCGGGGCGGCGGGCCACCACGACGAGGACGTTCTGTTCGCCGAGGCGTTCGGCGAAGGCGGCGAGCCAGCGCAGGGTCTCCTGGTCGGCCCAGTGGGCGTCGTCGATCAGCAGCACCAGCGGCCAGTCGCGCCGGGCCAGCCGGCGTACGGCGGCCACCAGGCCGTCGCACACGCCCTGCGGGTCGGCCTGCCGCTCGCCGGGGTCCGTGATGCCGAGGGCGGGTCCGGCGATGTCGTACCAGTCGCCGAGGTACTCGCGCGCCTCCTCCGGCATCAGCGACAGCAGGGCGGGCTGCATCAGCTGCCGTACGACGTTGAAGGGGACGGAGCTCAGGGTCTCGCTGCCGCGGGCGGACCACACCGTGCAGCCGCGGGCCTCGGCGATACGGCGTGTTTCGGCCAGCAGCGCGGTCTTGCCGAGTCCCGCCTCGCCCCGGAGCACCAGGAGGCTGCCCGACGAGGACTTCTCTGCGCACAGGGTGTCGAGCGCCCCCTCAAAGGCGGCGAGTTCCTCGTCGCGCTCCCACAGGGAGGCCGAGGCGGCCTGTGTGGGCCGTACCTCCGTCATCCCGCTCCCTCCCCAAGTCGCCCGAACGACGTACAGACCTCGAGCGTAACCGTCGGATTGCCTAAGTGGAGACGGGTCCGGGCAGCTGTTGCCGTGAAGGGTGACAGTCGGTGCGCGCGGGCGACGCGAGGGGACCGCGACCTGCTCCGGCAGAACTGACTGACAGTCAAAAATAGGCCATTCCACCGACGTTCGAAGGGGCGGGCATGACGCTGACTGCTTCCGACCGCGGCACAGTCCGATCCCGCAAGGCCCTGGTCGCGGGTTCGGTCGGCAACTTCATCGAGTGGTACGAGTTCGGGGTCTACGGGTACTTCGCGACGATCATCGCGGCGCGCTTCTTCACGCCGGAGGGCGGCAGCGAGGTCGAGGCTCTGGTGCGGACGTATGCGTCGTTCGCGCTGGCGTTCTTCTTCCGGCCGGTCGGAGCGGCCCTGTTCGGGCGGCTCGGCGACCGGATCGGCCGGCGACCGGTGCTGATCCTGGTGATCACACTGATGACCGGGGCGACGACGCTGATCGGCGCGCTGCCCACGTACGACACGGTCGGCGCCCTCGCGCCGTGGCTGCTGACGTTCCTGAGGGTGCTGCAAGGGCTGTCCGCAGGCGGGGAGTTCGGGGGCGCGGTGTCGGTGATGACCGAGTTCGCGCCACCCGGGCGGCGCGGTCTGTACGGGTCG is a window from the Streptomyces sp. NBC_00299 genome containing:
- the pcaDC gene encoding bifunctional 3-oxoadipate enol-lactonase/4-carboxymuconolactone decarboxylase PcaDC yields the protein MTDKLLNHRAEGPTSAPPLLLGPSLGTSYALWDKVAPELSIGHRVVRWDLPGHGGSAADLIGAGATVGDLAGLVLALADSLGIERFAYAGVSLGGAVGLHLAVHRPERVSSLAVICSSAHFNGSRPWEERAALVRREGLAGLAEGANDRWFTPGFTVPELVRDHRDADPGAYAACCDALAAFDLRERLPEISSPTLLIAGREDPATPPAHLREIADAVPGATLVELPGASHLAPAQCPEAVLTALRAHFGGGARRGMEVRREVLGDAHVDRAQARQTPFTARFQDFISRYAWGEIWTDPTLSRRERSMITLTALVAHGHYDELAMHVRAARRNGLTPEEIGAVLLQTAVYCGVPAANSAFAAAQRVLAEEAEPDAGTAR
- a CDS encoding SDR family NAD(P)-dependent oxidoreductase, with translation MSTILITGATSGLGRYVAAELVRSGHRVLAHGRDADRTHRLVEELRADGEAEGFVADLASLGQVRELAAHVAGAHPELDVLINNAAVGAGPRGSERDIGTDGHELRLAVNYLAPVALTRALLPVLLANAPARIVNVGSAGQEPVDFDDPELTRGYDGLSAYCRSKFALAAHTFTLAEELAGTGVSVNVLHPATHMDTAMVRDGGFTPRHTVADGAPGVLALATRELGTGGYFDGTSRARAHERTYDPGVRKRLAAVTDQLLNL
- a CDS encoding ATP-binding protein; translation: MTEVRPTQAASASLWERDEELAAFEGALDTLCAEKSSSGSLLVLRGEAGLGKTALLAETRRIAEARGCTVWSARGSETLSSVPFNVVRQLMQPALLSLMPEEAREYLGDWYDIAGPALGITDPGERQADPQGVCDGLVAAVRRLARRDWPLVLLIDDAHWADQETLRWLAAFAERLGEQNVLVVVARRPGEVSGDSARHLDAVAAAGSSVATLSALTPDATAGLTRATLGPHADAPFCREVWAVTGGNPYETVELLAKVQDSEFEPTEAAAAELRALNRAARGGGLVARLETLGIEATRFAWAAAILGTGISVDLVAELATMSLDDAVRCAALLRTARILTEPDPAGARPGDGELEFVHPLIASAVYNSIPDALRTAMHGIAARVVTDNGRGAAVAARHLLEVHPDSDEELVEQLREAAREHLAVGAPDAARRCLERALLEPPLPEVHARVLHELGGATLLTAPATTIDHLQTALAMPGLDGDERVDAVYRLSQALLHNDQLEEAVRTVEAEAARHRAGPARLRLQAVQFMWEGIHAGEAAYPGRSTRLAELAATCTGRDNSERALLILRGFDAMARGENAEEVAELCDRALVNGRLAPGLGWTDPQWGIELLMMLANSYAFTDRLDRAESLYNEALRAYESAGWSGGHLALAHAYVGVGHRRRGRLREAEASLRKSLALAERVGRRLPLHWSATCNLVDTLLARGHVQEAWELAEEHGFAPPYPTTIVLPDPRSVRGRLLLAVGRTKDGINELEAAEKAAAVRGHNNPVLVPWAVDLARALANEDPERAARLATDVRRHAERLGTDTAIGEAVRCAAALETGQRAVRLAEQAVTYLEASPCQYEHAAARVEYGIAARSSAELRRGLTLARSCGADGLVLQAEAALAAGVV